A window from Sinanaerobacter sp. ZZT-01 encodes these proteins:
- a CDS encoding FtsB family cell division protein yields the protein MAKKKRSRAYKENNQIIDIEAARRKRSQKRKEAYEKKKIKEKNPGVSERRAIKIVRHRFICVAAFFLIAILMSLTVYNLISLNAAQKAEVEKQKALKKEQARLEEQLKQVNSEEYIEEQARTQLQMIKPGEKIYVVPEDDKKEESENEKEKDNELKSVVPQ from the coding sequence ATGGCGAAAAAAAAAAGGAGCCGCGCTTATAAAGAAAACAATCAAATTATAGATATTGAAGCAGCACGAAGAAAACGCAGCCAAAAACGAAAAGAGGCTTATGAAAAAAAGAAGATAAAAGAGAAGAACCCAGGGGTGTCCGAACGGCGTGCAATTAAAATTGTCCGCCATCGTTTTATTTGTGTCGCCGCTTTTTTTCTCATTGCAATACTCATGTCTTTGACGGTTTACAATTTAATTTCATTAAACGCAGCACAGAAGGCAGAAGTAGAAAAACAAAAAGCATTGAAAAAAGAGCAAGCTAGATTAGAAGAACAATTAAAGCAGGTGAACAGTGAAGAATACATTGAAGAGCAGGCAAGGACACAGCTTCAAATGATTAAGCCCGGAGAAAAGATTTATGTAGTACCGGAAGATGATAAGAAAGAAGAAAGCGAAAATGAAAAAGAGAAAGATAACGAGCTTAAAAGTGTTGTGCCTCAATAG
- the rnmV gene encoding ribonuclease M5 codes for MIQEVIVVEGRDDESAVKCAVEAQTIATHGFGIRKSTFALIEKAYQTTGIIIFTDPDHAGESIRKRLSERFPDAKHAYLSREEAKKDGDIGIENASADTIREALKKVRCISRETKVTFSKQDLFDYGLCGAADAAARRDYIGKKLGIGYGNTKVFLSRLNHYGISREEFEEAWTSSIHQIPFEK; via the coding sequence ATGATCCAAGAAGTAATCGTAGTAGAAGGCAGAGATGATGAGAGTGCTGTTAAATGTGCGGTAGAAGCACAGACAATTGCAACGCATGGATTTGGCATTCGAAAAAGCACTTTTGCTTTAATTGAAAAAGCATATCAAACCACAGGAATTATCATTTTTACTGATCCAGACCATGCAGGAGAGAGCATTCGAAAGAGGCTTAGTGAAAGATTTCCGGATGCAAAGCATGCGTATCTATCCAGAGAAGAAGCCAAAAAGGATGGAGATATAGGCATTGAAAACGCAAGTGCTGATACGATTAGAGAAGCTTTAAAAAAAGTGAGATGCATTTCGAGAGAAACAAAAGTCACTTTTTCAAAGCAAGATTTATTTGATTATGGTCTTTGCGGGGCAGCAGATGCTGCAGCAAGACGTGATTATATTGGAAAAAAATTGGGAATTGGATATGGAAATACTAAGGTATTTTTGAGCCGTTTAAATCATTATGGGATTAGCAGAGAGGAATTTGAAGAGGCATGGACAAGCTCTATTCACCAAATACCATTCGAAAAATAA
- the rsmA gene encoding 16S rRNA (adenine(1518)-N(6)/adenine(1519)-N(6))-dimethyltransferase RsmA, with protein sequence MDKLYSPNTIRKIKEKYGFHLSKSLGQNFLTDANIIDKIIEGAQIGETDLVIEIGPGIGVLTAAAAAYARKVIAVEIDRNLIPILEETLKEYENISILHADILKTDLIAVLEQNKEINKTERTGVKIIGNLPYYITTPIIMKLLEEGVPVDSITIMMQKEVADRIKSGPGTKAYGALSVAVQYYCTVVPVASVPKEVFIPQPKVDSAVIRLDLRKEKSVKLLDEAVFFSVVKYGFGKRRKTLLNSLTGVMGKTKEEIAEALTETGIDPMRRAETLSIEEFASLSNRIAEK encoded by the coding sequence ATGGACAAGCTCTATTCACCAAATACCATTCGAAAAATAAAAGAAAAGTATGGCTTTCATCTGTCAAAAAGCTTAGGACAAAATTTTTTAACTGACGCAAATATTATTGATAAAATCATTGAAGGTGCGCAAATCGGAGAGACTGATTTAGTAATTGAAATCGGGCCGGGAATTGGTGTGCTAACGGCTGCAGCTGCTGCTTATGCACGAAAAGTCATCGCTGTAGAAATTGACAGAAATTTAATACCGATATTAGAAGAAACGTTGAAAGAATATGAGAATATTTCAATCTTACATGCAGATATTTTAAAAACGGATTTAATTGCTGTACTTGAACAAAATAAAGAGATAAACAAAACAGAAAGAACAGGTGTAAAAATAATTGGAAATTTACCCTATTACATTACAACACCGATTATTATGAAATTATTAGAGGAAGGTGTTCCTGTTGACAGCATTACAATTATGATGCAAAAAGAGGTCGCAGATCGAATCAAGTCGGGGCCGGGAACAAAAGCGTATGGTGCGCTTTCCGTTGCTGTGCAGTATTACTGTACAGTAGTTCCGGTAGCTTCGGTACCGAAGGAGGTATTTATTCCACAGCCAAAGGTAGACTCAGCGGTGATTCGGCTGGATTTGCGAAAAGAAAAATCTGTGAAATTATTGGATGAAGCAGTGTTTTTTTCTGTGGTTAAATACGGATTTGGGAAAAGAAGAAAAACACTTTTGAATTCCTTAACTGGTGTGATGGGGAAAACGAAAGAAGAAATAGCAGAGGCGCTGACGGAAACGGGGATAGACCCAATGCGAAGAGCCGAAACTTTAAGCATTGAAGAATTTGCCAGCTTGTCTAATAGGATTGCGGAAAAATAA
- a CDS encoding LTA synthase family protein, with translation MKNFFNNCYEKYLKKYDEKYGMPVRDFYRKNFNYAIVNCIILAFALDLYIEIVSRGSFGGILLFLEKNPFAFFYNGLIILATLSIGLLVKRRVFVYFVVSSIWLILGTTNGVILSFRMTPFTVADLSLMETGLGVLPNYFSNMELMGLGGGVILLLILYLLLFLFAPKCKNYSLKKSVLVILIIALGLTGSTQLGLRQNWLSTVFGNLGYAYDDYGFPYCFINTWLNTGVGLPSGYSEEKMKEILQEVKQDSTAATGGLLSQEERTPNIVIVQLESFFDPTLIKGLEVSEDPIPNFHALQKKYSTGYLMVPSIGAGTANTELEVLSGMRVRFFGPGEYPYKTVLKDHTTETIAYNLKELGYATHAIHNHRGVFYGRNAVYPNLGFDSFTSLEYMANAEMNPRKWAKDKVLTEEIMTALQSTEQEDLVFTVSVQGHGKYPTKKVYNNPPITVSGIENKGDAYAYEYYVNQIHEMDQFIKELTDTLSEYDEDVVLVLYGDHLPSLEISNDILKNGDLYETEYVIWSNFRMRKIDTDLKSYQLSATVLGRLGINNGILTKFHQTQQGKANYLIDLKALQYDMLYGKQYIYNGEMPYQRIKMRMGIKNIHITDAFTIENHVYIKGENFTPYSVLTIDGDLIDTTYLDTRTLRVPDGTDISDLSKLKISQVEKYSTILSTTE, from the coding sequence ATGAAAAACTTTTTTAATAATTGTTATGAAAAATATTTAAAGAAATATGATGAAAAATATGGAATGCCGGTGCGGGATTTTTATAGAAAGAATTTTAACTATGCTATTGTTAACTGCATCATTCTCGCATTTGCACTCGATTTATATATTGAGATTGTGAGCAGAGGGTCGTTTGGAGGAATTTTACTCTTTTTAGAGAAAAATCCATTTGCATTTTTTTATAATGGTCTAATTATCTTAGCTACACTTTCAATTGGGCTATTGGTAAAACGAAGGGTATTTGTATATTTTGTTGTCTCTTCAATTTGGTTGATATTAGGTACGACAAATGGTGTGATTCTGAGTTTTCGTATGACGCCATTTACAGTGGCCGACCTCTCTTTGATGGAGACTGGGCTTGGTGTATTACCAAATTATTTTTCTAATATGGAGCTGATGGGACTAGGCGGTGGAGTCATTCTCCTTCTGATATTATACTTGCTGTTGTTTTTATTTGCACCAAAATGCAAGAATTACAGTTTGAAAAAAAGTGTCCTTGTTATTTTAATTATAGCTCTTGGTTTGACGGGCTCTACGCAGCTGGGCCTTAGACAGAATTGGCTGTCAACAGTCTTTGGGAATTTAGGATATGCATATGATGATTATGGATTCCCTTATTGCTTTATCAATACATGGCTAAATACCGGTGTTGGGCTTCCATCTGGTTATTCAGAAGAAAAGATGAAAGAAATATTACAAGAGGTAAAGCAAGACAGTACAGCAGCAACAGGTGGATTGCTTTCTCAGGAAGAGCGCACACCGAATATCGTCATAGTGCAGCTGGAATCTTTTTTTGATCCGACTTTAATAAAAGGCTTAGAAGTATCAGAGGATCCGATTCCTAATTTCCATGCATTACAGAAAAAATATAGTACAGGCTATTTGATGGTACCTTCCATTGGAGCCGGAACTGCAAATACAGAATTAGAGGTGCTTTCAGGCATGCGTGTCCGCTTCTTTGGTCCGGGTGAATACCCGTATAAAACGGTCTTAAAGGATCATACGACAGAGACGATTGCATACAACTTGAAAGAACTGGGATATGCGACTCATGCAATTCATAATCATAGGGGTGTTTTTTATGGGAGAAATGCAGTATATCCAAACTTGGGATTTGATAGTTTCACTTCTTTGGAGTATATGGCAAATGCAGAGATGAACCCGAGAAAATGGGCGAAAGATAAAGTTCTGACAGAAGAAATTATGACGGCTTTACAGTCTACAGAGCAAGAAGATCTGGTATTCACGGTTTCCGTACAAGGTCATGGAAAATATCCAACGAAAAAGGTTTACAACAATCCGCCGATTACCGTAAGCGGCATTGAAAACAAGGGCGATGCATATGCCTATGAATATTATGTAAATCAAATTCATGAGATGGACCAATTTATTAAAGAACTGACAGACACTTTGTCTGAATATGATGAAGATGTAGTACTAGTATTATATGGTGATCACTTGCCAAGCCTGGAAATATCAAATGACATTCTGAAAAACGGTGATCTTTATGAAACGGAATATGTTATTTGGAGTAATTTTCGAATGAGAAAAATAGATACGGATTTAAAATCTTATCAGCTTTCTGCAACTGTGCTGGGACGTCTTGGTATTAATAATGGCATTTTAACTAAATTCCATCAGACACAGCAGGGAAAAGCAAATTATCTGATTGATTTAAAAGCATTGCAGTATGACATGCTGTATGGAAAGCAGTATATCTATAATGGAGAGATGCCATATCAGAGGATTAAAATGCGCATGGGAATTAAAAATATCCATATTACAGATGCATTTACGATTGAAAATCATGTATATATCAAAGGTGAGAATTTCACGCCGTATAGTGTATTAACGATTGACGGAGATTTGATTGATACCACATATCTGGATACAAGAACACTTCGTGTACCGGATGGGACCGATATTTCTGATTTAAGTAAGTTAAAAATCAGCCAAGTTGAAAAGTATAGTACGATATTAAGTACAACCGAGTAA
- a CDS encoding RidA family protein — protein MKKAIATKKAPAAIGPYAQGNIFGNLIFTSGQIPLNPETGTIVEGGVKEQTKQSLTNIKAILEEAGSSMDKVIKTTVFIKNMDDFTVMNEIYGTFFTEGAYPSRSAVEVARLPKDVLVEIEVIAEL, from the coding sequence ATGAAAAAAGCAATTGCAACAAAAAAAGCACCGGCAGCGATCGGACCTTATGCACAAGGTAATATTTTTGGAAACCTGATCTTCACATCTGGACAGATTCCTCTTAATCCGGAAACAGGAACGATCGTAGAAGGTGGAGTTAAGGAGCAGACAAAACAGTCCTTGACAAATATAAAAGCAATTTTGGAAGAAGCGGGAAGTTCTATGGATAAAGTGATAAAGACAACCGTATTTATTAAAAATATGGATGATTTTACTGTGATGAATGAAATCTATGGAACCTTTTTTACTGAAGGTGCCTATCCTTCCAGATCAGCGGTAGAGGTTGCACGCTTACCAAAAGACGTTCTTGTGGAAATCGAGGTTATTGCAGAGCTGTAA
- a CDS encoding citrate/2-methylcitrate synthase yields MFNTLDESYSRITQELVDLSDLCKDNSSIEAELYRKYKVNRGLRDLSGNGVLTGLTEISEIEASKIIDGEKTPCDGQLFYRGISIDELVDGFIDDRRFGFEETTYLLLFGALPTKEELDDFRTLLAQYRTLPTSFVRDIIMKAPSSDMMNTLARSVLTLYAYDTKANDISIPNVLRQCLLMISLFPLLSVYGYQAYKHYFDGDSLFIHTPKPELSTAENILHLLRADSKYTELEARILDLALVLHAEHGGGNNSTFTTHVISSSGTDTYSVVAASLGSLKGPKHGGANIKVVQMFADMKKVLKDWTDEEEVERYLRALLHKQAFDKAGLIYGMGHAIYSLSDPRANIFKKFVENLSKEKGRMEEFRLYSLVEKLAGQVISEERKMYKGVSANIDFYSGFVYSMLDLPLELYTPIFAIARISGWSAHRIEELINAGKIIRPAYMNVCPRREYVPMTSRSITKG; encoded by the coding sequence ATGTTTAATACGTTGGATGAGTCTTATTCGAGAATTACGCAAGAGCTAGTGGATCTGTCAGATCTTTGTAAGGATAACAGTTCCATTGAAGCAGAGCTTTATCGCAAATATAAAGTAAATCGTGGGCTTCGTGATTTAAGTGGAAATGGAGTATTGACGGGACTGACTGAAATCTCGGAAATTGAAGCTTCAAAGATAATTGATGGAGAAAAAACACCATGTGACGGACAATTATTTTATCGAGGCATCAGCATTGATGAACTTGTAGACGGGTTTATCGACGATAGACGATTTGGATTTGAAGAGACCACTTATCTCTTGTTGTTTGGCGCTTTGCCGACGAAAGAAGAACTAGATGATTTTCGAACTTTGTTGGCTCAGTACCGCACATTGCCAACAAGCTTCGTGCGTGACATTATCATGAAGGCACCGAGCTCTGATATGATGAACACTTTAGCCAGAAGCGTATTGACTCTGTATGCCTATGATACAAAGGCCAATGATATATCAATTCCGAATGTTCTTCGACAGTGTCTTTTAATGATCTCACTGTTTCCGCTTCTTTCTGTTTATGGATATCAGGCTTATAAGCATTATTTTGACGGAGACAGCTTATTTATTCACACACCGAAGCCGGAACTTTCCACTGCAGAAAATATTTTACATTTGCTTAGAGCGGATTCAAAATATACGGAATTGGAAGCACGTATCTTAGATCTGGCACTTGTACTTCATGCAGAGCATGGAGGAGGAAACAACTCTACTTTTACAACACATGTCATTTCTTCTTCCGGCACAGATACGTATTCGGTTGTTGCAGCTTCGTTAGGTTCATTGAAGGGACCGAAACACGGAGGAGCGAACATTAAAGTCGTCCAAATGTTTGCGGATATGAAAAAAGTTTTAAAAGATTGGACGGATGAGGAGGAAGTAGAACGATATTTACGTGCATTACTCCATAAACAAGCATTTGATAAAGCGGGCTTGATCTATGGTATGGGACATGCAATCTATTCTTTATCGGACCCAAGAGCCAATATTTTTAAAAAATTTGTCGAGAATTTATCAAAGGAAAAGGGAAGAATGGAAGAATTTCGCCTTTATTCTTTAGTTGAAAAATTGGCAGGGCAAGTTATTTCTGAAGAACGGAAGATGTATAAAGGTGTTAGTGCAAATATCGACTTTTACAGTGGATTTGTTTATAGTATGCTTGATTTGCCGCTGGAACTTTACACTCCAATTTTTGCGATCGCTCGTATTTCCGGTTGGAGTGCACATCGTATAGAAGAACTGATTAATGCAGGTAAAATTATTCGTCCTGCATATATGAATGTATGCCCACGCAGAGAATATGTGCCAATGACCAGTCGGAGCATAACGAAAGGATGA
- a CDS encoding hydrolase, with amino-acid sequence MSYIPTVQEAKTILKKYNEDTFHLKHGEIVSGVMGYFAKEYDPDRVEFWKVVGMLHDLDFEQFPEEHCIKQQSLMADLGIDEEIIHATCSHGYGLTVDIEPQNTMEKILFATDELTGLIGAVAVMRPSKSVDDLELKSVKKKFKNLNFAAGCSRDVILQGTQMLGWELDDLIQKTILAMRSLNPELNL; translated from the coding sequence ATGAGTTATATACCAACTGTGCAAGAGGCAAAGACAATTTTAAAAAAATATAATGAGGATACATTCCATTTAAAGCACGGAGAGATTGTATCCGGTGTCATGGGTTATTTCGCAAAAGAATATGATCCAGATAGAGTGGAGTTTTGGAAAGTAGTGGGAATGCTTCATGATTTGGATTTTGAGCAGTTTCCAGAAGAACATTGTATCAAACAGCAAAGTTTGATGGCTGATTTAGGCATTGATGAAGAAATCATCCATGCAACATGCAGCCATGGTTATGGGTTGACTGTGGATATTGAGCCACAGAATACGATGGAGAAGATATTATTTGCTACGGATGAATTGACCGGATTGATCGGAGCTGTTGCTGTTATGAGGCCATCAAAGAGTGTGGATGATCTGGAACTGAAATCAGTCAAAAAGAAGTTTAAAAATTTGAATTTTGCAGCCGGTTGCTCCAGAGATGTTATTTTACAGGGAACACAGATGCTTGGATGGGAGCTGGATGATTTGATTCAAAAAACGATACTTGCAATGCGAAGTTTAAACCCTGAACTGAATTTATAA
- a CDS encoding FeoB-associated Cys-rich membrane protein, translating to MADYIIGAIVILLLVLAIRKTIKIRKSGGCSGCSGCASSSLCKQNKAKK from the coding sequence ATGGCAGATTATATCATAGGTGCAATTGTTATTTTGCTTTTGGTTCTTGCCATTCGTAAAACCATAAAAATAAGAAAAAGTGGAGGTTGTTCCGGATGTTCAGGCTGTGCCTCCTCCTCCTTATGCAAGCAAAATAAAGCGAAAAAGTAA